The following coding sequences are from one Musa acuminata AAA Group cultivar baxijiao chromosome BXJ1-6, Cavendish_Baxijiao_AAA, whole genome shotgun sequence window:
- the LOC135675444 gene encoding transcription factor BEE 3-like: MEMDPSWELMSLFEELNGSVMEIPGVEKNYLFHQAELCVPFPDHLSGSLSVVCQTPIPQPQAVACRAGQSQGDRDRKDIEAPDASNEHSPVTPPETRVTEVKMKRNKNISGNEKRARGDSKKAENPKEVVHVRARRGQATDSHSLAERVRRKRINERMHCLQGLVPCCHKAMGTARMLDEIINYVQSLQNQVEFLSMKLSAASSFYGYCFDMETIATPQVMYACTEALKCMYSSHVSFWILRQ, encoded by the exons ATGGAAATGGACCCGAGCTGGGAGCTTATGAGCCTCTTTGAAGAGCTAAATGGCTCTGTCATGGAGATCCCAGGAGTCGAAAAGAATTACTTGTTCCACCAGGCTGAGCTCTGCGTCCCTTTTCCGGATCACTTGTCTGGTTCGCTTTCCGTAGTATGCCAAACACCCATCCCGCAGCCGCAGGCCGTGGCATGTAGGGCAGGGCAGAGTCAGGGAGACAGGGACAGGAAAGACATCGAGGCGCCTGATGCCAGCAACGAACACTCTCCGGTGACTCCTCCTGAGACTCGCGTGACAGAGGTCAAGATGAAGAGGAACAAGAAT ATCTCTGGAAACGAGAAGAGAGCGAGAGGCGATTCGAAGAAAGCGGAGAATCCAAAAGAGGTGGTTCATGTGAGGGCAAGAAGAGGGCAAGCCACTGACAGCCACAGCCTGGCCGAGCGG GTCAGAAGAAAGAGGATCAACGAAAGAATGCATTGCTTACAAGGCCTCGTTCCTTGCTGTCATAAG GCCATGGGCACGGCGAGGATGCTCGACGAGATAATTAACTATGTACAATCACTGCAGAACCAAGTTGAG TTTCTTTCGATGAAACTTTCGGCTGCAAGCTCGTTCTATGGCTACTGCTTCGACATGGAGACTATTGCAACACCACAGGTGATGTATGCTTGCACTGAAGCTCTGAAGTGCATGTACAGTTCTCATGTAAGCTTTTGGATCTTACGACAATGA